Below is a window of Drosophila nasuta strain 15112-1781.00 chromosome X, ASM2355853v1, whole genome shotgun sequence DNA.
TTACGTTTTGCTTCTTTCAGAACACAGCTGCAGCGCCGCCTACAGCCAATGTGGTGCCACGGTACTGCCCATCAacgggcagcagcagcagtccaTCGCATGGCGGCCTCTTTCGCTTTGGCCAGCATGCTCGCAAAttgtttatcgataacattttGAATCGTGTCACCACTGGCTACTCAGAGGAGCTGCGCAAGCGCGCCACACGTAAACTCTTCTATGGCGATTCAGCGCCCTTCTTTGCCCTGGTTGGCGTCAGTTTGGCCACCGGCAGCGGGGTGCTGAGCAAAGAGGATGAACTGGAGGGCGTTTGCTGGGAGATCCGTGAGGCGGCAAGTCGCTTGCAGGCTGCCTGGAATCACGACGAGATCTCCGAGACCCTGAATAGCAACTTCAACATTGATCAATTGGATGTGGGACCGCCCATTGCCAAGGGCTGTGCTGCCGTTGTCTATGCGGCGAATTTCAAAACCGAAGCGGAACCCTCGCTGTCCAGTCGATCGGCGAcgagcagcgacagcaacatcagcagtcCACGTCCAGTGccggcgacagcgacaacgttgagcaacagcagctccaACTGGAATCACGAGATGATGTCGCCGCTGCAGAATATGTCGCGTTTTGTGCATAACTTTGGCGGTTCGGTGGACAACATTTACAACTACAGTCAGCcaacggcggcggcagcgTTTGTCGAAGGTCTGCCTACGCTGCACGAGCGGCAGCGTGCGGAGCAAGAGCCAGGACAGCAgccccagcagcaacaatcgcGTCCTTCTACCACGGACTACAATTATacgcccagcagcagcagcaacgacaccGATTCAATTGAACGCTATCCACTGGCGCTGAAAATGATGTTCAACTATGATATCCAAAGCAATGCCTTGTCCATATTGCGTGCCATGTACAAGGAGACAGTGCCGGCGCGTCAGCGTCGGATGAATCCCAGCGCCGATGAGTGGGAACGCTTGCTGCAACATCAAACGCTCGCCCTGCCTCCGCATCCCAATGTCGTTTGCATGTTTGGCTTCTTTTGCGACGAGGTCAAGAACTTTACCGATGGTCATCTGTTGTATCCCATTGCGCAGCCGCAACGCATCAATCCGCAGGGCTACGGCCGGAATATGTCGTTGTATTTGCTGATGAAACGCTACGATCACAGTTTGCGTGGTCTGCTCGATGCCAGCGAGTTGAGCACACGCACCAAAATCCTTCTGTTCGCCCAAATGCTCGAGGCTGTCACGCATCTGAGTCGTCATGGCGTTGCGCATCGCGATTTAAAGTCGGACAATGTGCTCATCGAACTGCAACCGAACGAGGAGTCGCCGCTGCTGGTGCTCTCCGATTTTGGTTGCTGTCTGGCGGACAAAGTGCACGGCTTGCGATTGCCATATGCGGCGAATGACATCGATAAAGGCGGCAATGCAGCGCTGATGGCACCCGAAATATTTAACACACAGCCGGGCCCATTTGCTGTGCTCAACTACAGCAAGGCGGATTTGTGGGCGTGCGGCGCCTTGGCCTACGAGATCTTTGGCCTGCCCAATCCCTTCTATTCGGCCAGTGGAGGCATGGCACGGGCCCAGGGCGAGCTCACCTATTCGCTGAGAAATTGCGATTATCGGCACGAGCAATTGCCGCCGCTGGGCGATGCGTGtccgccgctgctgcagcagctcatCACCAACATACTTAATCCCAACCCCTCGAAGCGAGTCAGTCCGGACATTGCGGCCAATGTGCTGCAGCTGTTCCTCTGGGCGCCATCCAAGTGGCTCAAGGCTGGCGGCATGCCCAACAGCCCCGAGGTGAGTgtgcaacaaatttatttgctccTCATTGTCTAATGGCTAATTGCATTCACTTTCTTTGCAGATACTGCAGTGGCTGCTGTCGTTGACCACGAAGATCATGTGCGAGGGAAGACCTCAGAGTGGCGTCGATAGCCACAAGCAAAGCGGACGACGCGCCTATGTCGAGTATTTGTTGATCTGCAGCTTTTTGGTTCGCGCACGCTTGCGTCGCATTCGCGGCGCCCTCAACTGGATACAGAATGTGGTGACACCGTAGAAGATGGAACTGAAACTGGAAAAGTGGTAGCGAAGCTGGGGTAGAGTGACAGTCAACATTATTTAGAGCAGCTGGaagagatgatgatgatggttgAAGAATATTTGTTGcaaatagaaaaatgaaaatgatacaAGCGTGTGATACctaaaatatatagtacatatacatatatatatatagcaaatatataCGAAAGCAATgccttttatattttttgcgaATAATAACGAgataaaaacataattgatGATGCCCAAACAAGTCTTTTCATTTGTAATTTCTCGGTAGCGGTAAAAACTACCTTTATTGTTGTGTATATTGTAATTTCTCGGTAGCGGTAAAAACTACCTTTATTGTTGTGTATATTAACTACCTAATATATTTCgtcaataatataaaaatgctAAATTATTTATGGTTCGTTATTGTGCACTGCCAAAACTTCCAAGTAAACCGATTAAATCCTGCGATTCACTGAAAAACTCCTTGATGTTGTCGAAGTTTGGATGCGCTGGCGATATTTGCAGCAACGACAGCTGACCATTCTCAACGCCGAACACCAAATAGCGATTTGTTGTGAAGTCGATTCTGTAGAGCGTTCGTTCATCGGCGGAGTCGCAACTTATGTACAAATTACATCCCAGCTTGTGGATactttgcataaatatttccaGTAGCTGTTCGTCATTGTTTGCTGTCagcacaataaaatataacaatgaTCAtcattgtaatatttaattatatggTAGAGTGATTTACCCAACGCAGACATTTGTTTTTGCAGTGATTGATGCTTGACTTCTGTTTGGGGCAGTTCCTCTTTCAATTCGGGGAGACGCTGTATCAACGACGCAGCCGCTGTTTGTTGCCTTCTCGATTCGTCGGCTGTGTCCTGCATACGGCAACTGATGGTGTCAAGTGTTGTCAGCATGTTGGCGAGCTGATTGTTTAGcctttttctctgtttttccACAGACATGGTGAACGcgttaaaaaacaaaatcaaaacaattggCAAATTGGTCGCGCTGCAAACGATGACGATAACAAGCGGCGATAACCGTTTTATGGCTTGGgcccaaaaatatactgaatttgtGCATAAACACTGTTATCGATAGAGCACAACGTTTTGCcgattatacatatgtaaaatgATCATTTTAACGGAGTAAAACGcacttcaaataaataaataaaatttaatctGTGCAGTTTTGCAAATTAAGAGAAAACTATGACTGATAACCgtgaaaataccaaatgcaaCACAAAGCATAGACTGACAATATGAATTCAACGTTGTTTAGGGTtttgttcaacaaattttgcaataacaattgcatttttcaaaatttgtatattgtcttgcaataattaataaaaatgtcataCATTTGACTACAGTTttactaaaaatgtatttacaaaattaaaccAGAAACCAAGCCTGTTTTACTTTGTAGACAAACAATTTACACGCTGCTAAGCGTTTATTTGATaaaccattaaaaataaattaactaaatatttgcGTCCACTCGGCTAAGACACAGTTTGTGATCATAAAAGGAGCACGTGGCCATGTGCAGTCTCGATCCAGTGTCCTCTGATACATTGCTATCGATAAATGGTGCCCAATCGGCGCCATAACAAATGCTTTTGTGCTCCAGATAAGTTCCCAGCAGTTTGGGGTTTGCACTCAAATTGTCGCCGCCGGCGGCAGCCAAATCGACCACACTAAAATTGGTGTACATGCAGGCGGCCAATATTAGATCGTTGCGCTTGGGATGCGCCTTCAGACGCCAAATCCCTCCATTCAAATTCAGCTCGGCAATCGTGCGTTTCATGGCGCGCGTGTCGAACACACGCAATCGCTCATCATAGCTGCCTGTGAGCAGCAGATGCTCGTGCAGTGGATGACTGAGCAAGGCTGTAACGCCAGCATCATGTGCTCGATTCGTCCAGATGCGTTCCGTTGGCTCCACGCGCAAATCGTGGGCATGCAACAGGCAATCATCGCCACCGCTGTACACAACACCACGCGTCCAGCGATCAAACGCGCAGGTCCAAGCCTCAAAGTCGTGGGCATGCCAGTGGTCTTGATGTCGCAGTTCATCCTGCGATGTGTAGTGCAGTCGATGCACATTGCCCAGCGAATCGGAGACAAGTAATTCCACGACATCCTCATCAGCCTTACGCTGCCAATCCAGCGCCAACGCCAAAGCAGGCACATCTTCAGCTGTCTTGGTTCCCAGTCCACAGCTGGCACGAGGCACCAGGCGACGCTCGTGGTGCAGCAATTCGTATATCTCCAGCTGACCCAACGCATTGACGGTGGCCAACAGTGGACCAGTGTTCTTTGTCCAAGCAGGCAGCCATTTCATGTCCAGTATGGCAGCAGTTTCTGTGCTCTGCAGTTTGTTGAGTTCGCCGCATTGTCGAtcgaaagcaaacaaatatatgCGTCCTTTGCGTGAACGTTGCGTTTGCGATTCGGCTTCGGCCTCGATTAGCTGATAGGTGCCGCAGGCAAAGTACTCTGCATGCTGTTCATCCTGTGTAGTGCACCATTCCACCGTATCCGCAGAGTATTCGGTGTCCACACTGTGCAGCGTTGTGAACTCCATGCTGACG
It encodes the following:
- the LOC132796058 gene encoding serine/threonine-protein kinase Pink1, mitochondrial, which gives rise to MSVRLLTVRLVKHGRYVLRSYWNREIHSNILEQSHLKTRSSKRGFPLSSVNVLRNTAAAPPTANVVPRYCPSTGSSSSPSHGGLFRFGQHARKLFIDNILNRVTTGYSEELRKRATRKLFYGDSAPFFALVGVSLATGSGVLSKEDELEGVCWEIREAASRLQAAWNHDEISETLNSNFNIDQLDVGPPIAKGCAAVVYAANFKTEAEPSLSSRSATSSDSNISSPRPVPATATTLSNSSSNWNHEMMSPLQNMSRFVHNFGGSVDNIYNYSQPTAAAAFVEGLPTLHERQRAEQEPGQQPQQQQSRPSTTDYNYTPSSSSNDTDSIERYPLALKMMFNYDIQSNALSILRAMYKETVPARQRRMNPSADEWERLLQHQTLALPPHPNVVCMFGFFCDEVKNFTDGHLLYPIAQPQRINPQGYGRNMSLYLLMKRYDHSLRGLLDASELSTRTKILLFAQMLEAVTHLSRHGVAHRDLKSDNVLIELQPNEESPLLVLSDFGCCLADKVHGLRLPYAANDIDKGGNAALMAPEIFNTQPGPFAVLNYSKADLWACGALAYEIFGLPNPFYSASGGMARAQGELTYSLRNCDYRHEQLPPLGDACPPLLQQLITNILNPNPSKRVSPDIAANVLQLFLWAPSKWLKAGGMPNSPEILQWLLSLTTKIMCEGRPQSGVDSHKQSGRRAYVEYLLICSFLVRARLRRIRGALNWIQNVVTP
- the LOC132796073 gene encoding diphthine methyltransferase, which codes for MEFTTLHSVDTEYSADTVEWCTTQDEQHAEYFACGTYQLIEAEAESQTQRSRKGRIYLFAFDRQCGELNKLQSTETAAILDMKWLPAWTKNTGPLLATVNALGQLEIYELLHHERRLVPRASCGLGTKTAEDVPALALALDWQRKADEDVVELLVSDSLGNVHRLHYTSQDELRHQDHWHAHDFEAWTCAFDRWTRGVVYSGGDDCLLHAHDLRVEPTERIWTNRAHDAGVTALLSHPLHEHLLLTGSYDERLRVFDTRAMKRTIAELNLNGGIWRLKAHPKRNDLILAACMYTNFSVVDLAAAGGDNLSANPKLLGTYLEHKSICYGADWAPFIDSNVSEDTGSRLHMATCSFYDHKLCLSRVDANI